Part of the Melopsittacus undulatus isolate bMelUnd1 chromosome Z, bMelUnd1.mat.Z, whole genome shotgun sequence genome is shown below.
GCAGGGGGGGCCTGGAGCTGGATGTGGGGTCCCCCCATCCCACCGGTGACCTCCAGACCCCAGCTCTCCTTCCACCTCCGGCTCGGGGACGAGCCTCTTCCTCCAGCGCCAGGCCATTGGAGCGGAGGGACTGCAGCCCTGGCAGCCCTCACCCCCCGCAGGTCCCCTTGGTACCCCCCAACAACAACTTCATCCGCACGGCATCCTCGGAAGTCCGGCTCTGGCAGCCGGAGCCACAAGCCCCCGACGGGCTCCTCTTCAACAACAACCGCATGGTGATCAGCAAACCTCTGTCGTGGGACAGTGAGTTGGAGCAGAGCTTCTCCGAGCTCAGCATTCCCTGTGCGGCGGCGATGGAGAGGACGGACCGTGCGGCCATGCTGCCTGGGCACGGCTCCggtgctgtgctggagcaggatgaggTGCTGCCTTGTCCTGGGTGCTGCCTGACACTCTTCAGCTTCAGCTTCCTCTCTGTCTGCCACCGGCCGGCCCCCAGCCCACCCCACTACCAGAACCTCAACTGTGAGTCCAAGAGCCTCTTCTGCCACCAGAAAGCCCCAGGGCCGGTGCTGGCAGAGCCCAGTCTGAAGCTGCCAGAGGCACAGACCTAGTACTGGGGCTCGCGGGGAGTGGGGCTGCATCCAGCTGCCCCACAGATCCCTTGGCACAGGGGCCTGTTGTGTCCTCATGGTCTGCCCTGACTGGCTCAGTGGTTGGTGGCCACTGGTGGCTGTGGTACCACTGAGGCACTTGGGCACCCATCCCACCTGGGTGATTcttgggggtctatggggtggacTGGGTCCCTGCTGGGGACTGATGTGCAATAACACCTCCCAGCCCTGAGtgtgctccagcactgcctgggtGGCAGGGCTGGTGCCCCATGGGGCTCAAACCCTGGGTGCAGAACCCCCGTTCCCTAAGGGCTCACCCCTCTGTGGGCTCTTGTGGAGGGGTGCACAGTGAGCCTGCTTCCCTGGGAGAACTGGGAGCTCCTGTACCCAGAGGGTGAGTAGGGCTGGGGGAAGAGGGGTCggggtgtgtatgtgtgtgtggtgggggacCTTGTGGGGCTGGGTGGTGTCCCCATGCTTTCCTACAGGTGTGGGGAGCACAGCCAGCCCCTGACACGGGGAAAGGGGCAATGCACATGGAGCAGTGCACGGGGATGATTGCCAGCACTGGGGTTGCCCCTGCCTGCCCTATGCTGGGGTTGGGTGCTgagccagcacagcacccactgtCCCCCCAGCACATAGGGTTGGGAGCAGGGTGCTGGCAGAGGGGGGAAGGAGCTGCCCAGCCCCTGGCAAGGGTGGGAGccagctttccttcctcctgcacaATGCACTGGTGAATGTTGAACTCTTGTGGGttttattactattaataataattgCTAGTAATATATACCCGGCTTATTTAAAGTGTTCAATAAGAAATGAATGTCCTAGAAACTCGGGCTCCTGTCTCTTTCCTGTGCGTCTGATGCGGCCCTGAGAGTTTATGGGGGCTTGGCTGGGGCTTCTGGGGAGCCTCTTGGGGACCACAAATCAGCCTGGCTCAGGCCAAGGTCTCAGTATCCCCAAAGTGGCCATCCGGGTTGAAATGGCTTTGATTCCCCTTTATTGTTTAGGTTCTTTGGGTTCATGCCCCtgagtgtgtgtttgtggtgGTGCACAAGAAGGCAAAGAGCAAACAAGCCTTGTGTCTTTATTGCTACAATTGGGTTCAGCCAGCAGACAAGACAGGAGTGACACGTGCCTTTAACACCCTTCTGCTCTTGGAGCAAGCTAATTCACATAGCAATTAATCAACTATATATGGCACTCACGACCCCGTAATAAACTGAGGACATTTTCGCCTGGTTGAACACGACTTCCTCTGGTGGTGATGTTGCATCAGGGCTATTTTGCTTAATCTTCACATGTGCACGTGTGTAGTGACTATTTAAAGTCCTGATAACTTGTCTTGCACGTTGGTCGAGCACAAGTGCCAGAGTTGCCTTCACAAAGCACCATCACATCGTGCAATCATAAAGGTCATTGCTCTAATTTCTAATTAGCAAACAACCCAACAGCTGGTGCAGCTTCCCTCCTCTGGCACTGAGGATGCTGCTTCCTGAGTGGTGTGAAAGCCATGGCCAAGCTGCCCCTGTGATGGGGCCAGGCTGGAGGTGCCTGCAGTGGGGTGAGGACCTGTCctggtgtggggctgtgctgttCCCCAGTCCCAAGTCCTGATGCACCAGTGCgctctgtgctggggatgctgcagtgctgagcgTCAGTGCTTGCTCCGCTCTGGACTCATCACACACCAAGCCCCTGTGCTCTGGAAGGCCCAATGTTCTCAtgcaggtgtggggctgggctgtggggcCCGTACTGCTCTGCTGAAGCACATCAGCCGGGGGCAAACGGCCACTGATGCCGCCTCCCCAGCCCGTGTGATGCTGGAACGtcactggggagcactgggaaggACCTGGGGTCTGTGAGAGGGAAGTGGGTTGCTCGCATGGATGGGACGTCCCAAGGAGGGGTGAAATGAGGCTGAAGCAAAGGCGGTTGTGGGGTGCAGGTGCTGCAAGGGAAGGCAGAGGGTGAGATGCACACAGCAGGGTTGGGACAGAAGCCTGCAACGGGGTTTGCCCCATCTTGCCCCTTTGCTGCACCACACTTGGTGGGGTCTCCCGAGCAGTTCAAAGGCTCCCATGGCAACAAAGGGATGGAGGTAGGCTCCGTCTGGCCTGCATCCCTTTCCATAGGACAGAGTCAACTCAGCAGGCTCCCTACTTTCCTCCATATTCCCCCCATGTGCCCCATGGCGGCCCCCAGCCTCAACAGAGCCTGCCCTGCACACACTACACTCACCACAGTGGTGCTGGGCCAGCAGCCATTATGCCATGAAAGGGTTGCTTGGCCCCGCTGTTTTCTCACAGATCCAGAGATGCAGGTCATCGGGACCAGCGCACTGAGCAGGTTTGATGTTCCCATGGCTTATTATGGCACAGGATCCATTTGATTTCGACTGCCATGGCCTGGATGGGGAAACAACACATGAGGGGGCTGCCCTGTGCACTGCCCTATGCACCACCCTGTGCCGAGGCTGCCTCTTGTACCCTCACAGAGGAGAGGTTGAATGCTGCAATCAAAGGGGGGATCCCCCAGCTCTCCCCTACTCATTTCACAGCTGAACCCTCAGCAGGTGCCTCCCTGCCCTTCCCTGGGTGACTGAAGAACCTTGGTCCTCGTCCTCCCTGAGGGCACGTGGGTGTCCAAAGGAGCGGcccagggctgtggggctgcagtggggtgaGGACCTCACCATGAGGATGTGGATGGAGGGGCAAGGGCTGGGTACCCGGATGGGTCTGCTCCTCCCCAGTGCTCTCAGACACTGCAAGAGGAGGCAGTGGTGAGCTGGGGAGGGGGCTCACGGGGCATTGATCTTCACTCAAGGTTGGAGCAGGGAAGCACACAGGGAACAGAGGTGGTGCTGGAACCATTTGTCCAGACCTCACATAAAACTGGTGGTGTCTTCgctccctctgcctcctgcttgCACATACCCTGCACATGCCCCCCCAGGTCTTGGCTTTCCATTTGCACCTCCTCTAAGCATCTCATCACACCCCTGTGCCCACCTGCCCTTGGCCTCAACTGCTTTGATGCTCTTTGTGCTCGTGCCTGGGGCCGGTTACCAGTGGGATTCGGAACATTTCCTAAAGCTACAATGGAGGAGAGGGGTTTTGACAAGAGGCTGTGCTGCCGGTACCTTTCATAAACAGAGCCATCCACCCAGAACCAGGCGTCCGAGACCCCCCGCTCATCAGGGTCCTCTTCCTCCAGCCAGCCATAGTCATACCAGGGGAAGATGCTCTTCTGTAGCCCAATCCAGTATGGGATGTCTGCGTTCTTCAGGAAGGTCTGGAGATGAAGAAAAAGGGCCTTTTAGTGCCTTTCTATTGTGGTGTTTGCAGGGGGTGTTAATCTCCCCAGGAAGCCCCTGTGTCAGGGACAGCACAGATGGGTATCCCTGGTGCTTTGCTCCAGTTTGGGTACCACCCCAGGGTGTCAGAGCCTCTGTACCCCATGTCCACCACCAGCCATGTGCTGCAGAGGTCAGCCTTGCACCCGCCAGGGGCAGTGCTGGCTGAGCTGGGGACCGCAGGGCTGGATGCTCTCAGTTCTCACAGCATCCTACCGGCACAGTCCAGCGATTCCAGGATTTGGTGATCAGGAGCTGAGAATATTTCTTCTCACACTCATTTCTGCTGTCCTCCCATGTCTTCTTCTCCGAGGAGATGAAGAGGCACTTGCCCCTGTACAGCAGCCAGCCCGAGGGGCAGCAATCTGGGGGCAAGGGCACCATCAGGTGCTCGCTCAGCCACAGATGCCTCGCATGGGGACCACGAACAGCCACACATCACCCCCGCACACATCACAGCCTCAGTGTCTACCCAGACAGCTTCAGACCACCACgttccaccaccaccacatggCCAAAAAGCCGGTGGGTGCCAGTGCTCATCGACCACCAACCCACCTATGGCCGTGCACGCGCGCAGGTCGGCCACGGTGCTGCGGCTGCTGTTGAGCTCTCCCTGCAGCCGCTGCACATCCCTGTGCAGCTcgcccagctcctgcctggcgCGCCCCAGCTCCACGTCCCGCAGCTCCAGCGCCGCTCGGCTGCTGTTGCCGTCCCGCCACGCGTGCCCCAGCTCCGCTCTGGCCCTCGCCAGCTCCAGCCGCGTCTGCTCCAGCCGCTGCTCCCGGGcgctcagctcctgctccagccggCCCTGCTCGGCCGCGTGCTCCCGGGAGGTGTCCTGCAGGCTGCGGCTCACCTGCCAGTCTGGGCACGGACGTGGGCGAtcagagggcagcaggaggtaacaggaggcaatgggaggcaatgggaagGCAGTTGTAGTGAATGGAAGGCAATGGAAAGGGAGCGGAAGGCAATGGGAGGAAGACGGATAGCCCAAGGAGTGGATGTGGACCTGACCCTGCTTGATAAGTAGGGTGGGCAGGGCAAGGCAGGGACATGGCCATCCCAAAGGATGAGAAAGACACAGCAGGGAACTGCTCAGGACCTGGCCGAGATCAGGTCAAGGCAGGACAGAGGGTaggagcacacagagcaggCACAGGCAGGATGCAGTGGTATGAGGCTGACCAGTGTCTGGAAGGGAAGGGCAATGAGCAGAAACAGAGAGCAAGGTGCAGAAGACGAGTGATAGAAGGCAAGCTGGACACACATGGTGTGTGAGGGATACAGGCCAGTCTGTGGCACAGCACAGAGTGACCCAGCCATGAGGAGTGTACCTGGGCATGTCTCTATCGCACTCCTGTTCATCCACAGCTGCATCCTTCTCCCCATGCTGCCCaaccaccccagccccacaacagTTCCCCCCTAAACTCACAGCAAACCCCCAGTGCCACGgtggccaccagcagcagcaggcaggttgCCATCAGCCCTGCAGGGAGACACCACCGACAGGACCAGCGCCCTGCAAGACACAGCAGACCACAGCAGGCATCACTTGGTGAGCCAGGAAAGCCCCGTCAGCCCACAGACCCACTGCGTGGTTGCACCAGTGCCATGGTGTGGGCACTTCCTCTCTTCAAGAATGGGAGCAggaacaccccaaaacacctcCCATGACCCCTGCCAGCATCTCCTGGGCTCCAGCCATGCACTCACCTGTGCTGGGCTGGTCCCCAGACCCATCCTGTGCCACCGGTGCTGGCTGTGTGTTCTCATAGGGGCTCTCTGCCTCGTCCATGCTGAAGGCTgttggaggaaggaagggagagaggcTGAATCCACAGGGATGGATATGGTGGGGGCAGCCTGGGGGTCCCATGGCCTCTCACCTGACTCCAGCGCCTGCCTGGCCATGCTCCGGCCCCCCACCGCTTTGGCAAGCCTCAGGTCAGCATAAACCAAGCTCTGGGCCATGTGGGCAAGCCCTGACCCTGCTGGCTCCCACCCTGCCCTTGGGATGCCTTCGTGTGGTGGTCCTGCTGCTTGGTGGCTGCACCGTCCGCAGGGGTGCAAAGGAGAAGTGTGGGCAGCACCTGCAGAAGGAGAAGTTTGCTGTGAGCTGCAGCAGACGGGACCAGCGAGGCAAGGCTGTGGGGACCAGCGAGGCACGGCTGTGGGGACCAGCACCCTCCCATTGGTCCAAGCACCCATCCCCTCCCACACCCAAAAAGTGCTCACAGTCCCCACAAGCAGGGCCAGGACAGCACGGCTTGAGGTCAGGGCAGTGGTAGAGTCAGGGTAGACCCAAATCCCTGGGCCATGGGGGAGGTGGGGGCCAGTCTGGTCACAGGAGCACACTGCACTGGGGACAGCCCTGTGGAGGGATGGAGGTCTTCATGGACACTGATGTCCCCTTCTGGCCTCTAGAAATGGGAATTTCCCTGGGATGTAGCTTGTGGAGCTGCTTCTTGTTCTGTCCCTGGTCCCCTCCTAGAAGAACTTGGCTTTGTAGAATCATGGAGTCTGtatagttatggttggaaaggatgttaagatcatccagttccaccccctgccatgggcaaggacacctcaccctagaccacatcacccaaggctctgtttaacctggccttgaacactgccagggatggagcatttattacttctttgggcaacctggtgcctcatcaccctcactgtaaagaacttcttcctttatCAGCATCACCTCAGACCCTCCCAGGGAGATGCACAGAGCAACACCACCAGCTTTGCCTTCCCATCCCCAGACACAGCCCCAGCActctcagcatctcctccttGGCCCCAGCCTCCAGCCCCCAGCATCTCTGAGGTCTGCTGAACTGCATCCAGAGAAAGGCAGGTTTCAGAACGGGCACTGTGGTGGGGAACAGCTGGGCACATCTGGACACAGCCAGCTCCTGAGGCAACAGAGGGGTGCAGAAGGGCCGTTGTATTGCAAGGCTGTGCTCTCTCTTATCTCTGCAAGAACAGAAGTCCTTCATCACTGGAGAAACTTAAAAATCATGGCCAGCTTTGAAGAGGACAGAAAGAGGTTTGGACAGCCAAACATTGAGCAGCTTCCACCCAATACCCAGGAAGAAGATGGAGCATATCCTCCAAGGCAACACAGTAGTCCAGACTTGGGGAGAACATGGTTGAGTCTGGAGGGAAGCTCAGCAGGATTTACCAAGGGCAAATGGcatctccctgcctgctgctgtcagagcacTGCTCATCATGACCCTCTGCTGTCTGGGACATGGCTTCCCCTGTGGTCCATGCTTCTCACTGGAAGAATGGGAAAGATGTGGCCAGGGAAAGGGGAGAAGAGCAAGAGCTCATGCTGCCATGTGGAAACCCTTTTGGGCATTAGGCAAACATTTATGCACAACAGTGATGCTTAAACCCCAGAGCAGAATATAGAGAGGGAGAACACTCATCCTGGAGGGGGCCAGCACCAGAGCCACATGTTTCCATGTGGAATCAGGCCCCCAGGATGAATGTCAGTAAGCTGAGCCCAGCAGCCCTCCCAGCACCACaaccccaagcacagcagcGTGTGCCATCCCTGGGGACCCTGAGCAGACATGTGGAAGGGGACAGGAGGGTGATGTCAGGGCCAATGGTCCCTGAGCTTGGGATTTCCTGCTGCACCTCACAGCAAACCTACACTTCCGCTGAAACCAGCTGCGCTTCTCTCTTGCACCCCTGAGAGAGCAGAAGCTGCCAGAGCCATCAGGGAGCACAGAGCATGGCCCAGAGCGTGGTCTATGCAGACCTGAAGTTCGCAGCATCCCCACCGCTGGCCGTGCCCTCCTGCCCCGCAGCCCCCGAGGAGGACGACAGCCCCTATGAGAACGTGCTGGTGGGGACGGTgcctgcagagcccagcccagGTCAGAGCCCGGCCACCgacatggggatgctgcggcACAGGGTGGGCAGCGGGGGGTGGCAGTGGGGCCATGGGTGATGCTGTGCTCATAGCTCAGCTCAACCCGTCTCATCTCAACTCATCTCATCTCATGTCAGCTCTTGCAGGGCGATGGCCTCGGCGCTGGCGTGTCCCCATGGTGCCACTGGCCGCCagcctgctggtgctgctggtgctgctggtggtgggcaCTGTGACCCTGGGGACCTGCTGTGAGTCTGGATGAGGGGCATGAGGTTGTGGGGAGGTGAAGGGGAGGATCAGGACTGGGTTTGGGGATGCTGGGAAGTGTCAGGACTGAGGATTGCTGGGGGCTGGTGGCCCAGGGCTGGTGGCTCAAGGCTGGCATTGTTGTTTGCTTCACCCCCCTGAGCTCCTCTGTTGCCTGCATTGCTTTTCCTATGCCTACCACTGCTTCTCACTGcctatcatagaatcacggaatggtttggTACAGAAAGGATCTTAacatcacccagttccaaccttTGCCCCACCCTAGACCAAGccacccaaggctgtgtccaacctggccttgagcaatGACAGAGATGAATCACTTCCCAGTTCATTGGGAAACCCCTTCCAGCACCCTCACTGCTTCCCACTGCCTTCCCATTGCCTCCCAATGATTCCAACAGCCTTCCCATTCCATTACGATTGCTTCCAACTTTCTTCCCACTCCCTTCTCATTGCATACCCACTCCcttcccattgcctcccattgcctcccactGCTTCCCCAGGTCTTTCTCGTTGTTTCCAACTTGCTTCCTGCTGTCTTCTCACTGCCAACCCATGgttccccattgcctcccaatGCCTCCCCATTTGCTCCCTTCCACTTACCCAGCACAGACGCTCCCTTCCCGCTGTCAGCCCAGGGCAGTCTCTGCCCACATCCCATGTCCCTCACCACGGCCGTGTGCACGCGGGTCGGTCCCCGGTGCCCGTGCCCACGTCCGTGCCCAGACTGGCAGGTGAGCCGCAGCCTGCAGGACGCCTCCCGGGAGCACGCGGCCGAGCAGGGccggctggagcaggagctgagcgCCCGGGAGCAGCGGCTGGAGCAGACGCGGCTGGAGCTGGCGAGGGCCAGAGCGGAGCTGGGGCGCGCGTGGCGGGACGGCAACAGCAGCCGAGCGGCGCTGGAGCTGCGGGACGTGGAGCTGGGGCGcgccaggcaggagctgggcgAGCTGCACAGGGATGTGCAGCGGCTGCAGGGAGAGCTCAACAGCAGCCGCAGCACCGTGGCTGACCTGCGCGCGTGCTTGAACACGGGTAGGCACGTGCTGGGCTGCGGGACGGGCGGGGATGGTGCcgggagatgtggggctgatcCCGGCCGGCCTGGGCTGCACGAGCATCCTGGCGACGGCGAGAGCCTGAGCCGTGCCCCTGCCCCCAGAGTGCTGCCCCTCGGGATGGGTGCTCTACAGGGGCAAGTGCCTCTTCATCTCCGTGGCGAGCAAGACGTGGCAGGACAGCCTCCAGTACTGCCAAGGGGAATCCGCTCAGCTGCTGGTCCAAGGGGACGGGGCAGCGTGGACAATGCCGGTacagagcagaggggctgcggcagcccagggctggggcaatgctgggctgggcagatccagcagcagcagcagcgctggggaggtgctggggggcaCCGGCAGAGCCGGGGCTCTGGGGCACCCACTGGGCTCTGGGCATGGGGCAGGCGGTCAACAGCTTCTCTCCCCTCAAATCTGTGCAGGGGAATGGTCCCGTATACTGGGTTGCGGAGAGAAACAAAGGTCATCCCGATTCACGTGAGGTCAGGTATGGATGGACATTTAGAGAGTAAGTTGTTCCATCTCAGACACCTGCGTCGCTTGCAGCTTCACCAGTAATGGGTTGATGTGGTGGGCACTGCCCTGGCATCTGTCCTTGATATTGGACTAATGCTTGAACGTGGGCAGTGGCCTGATCCTCCTCCCCAGGCTAAAGGGACCTGAGGCTGCAGCTGTGTGGGGTACACCATGGTGGCAGCAGGCTGAGAGCATGGTGATGGCACCTCTCATGTGTTCCCTCCCTTCTTGGAACAGATGGTGGCTCTGTCCAAGAGTATCCTATGGGAAGATGGAGAGATTTGAATGCTCGAGAATATTGCCATGGATCTGTGAGAAGTTGCCAGATATGAGGAGAACATCCAAGACCATCCCTCTTCTCCAGGACAGGTGGTAACTCAGGAATGTCCTTCCCACCATGCATATGAGTGATTGGAGCGTAGGGTGCACAGCAGAGACACCTTTtccccccagcacagccacatcCCTGCGTCCTGTTGTCTCCAAAGCTATTGCACTGCAAAGATATTTTAAGGGCAAATGgatgcatagaatcatagaatggtttggattggaaaggacctttagatcatccagttccaactgctgccatgggcagagtcACTTCACCCTTGGCtgtgctgcccaaggctctgtccaacctggccttgaacagtgtcagggatggagcattcacagcttctttgggcagcccattccagtgcctcacaaccctcacagtaaagatcttTCTGATATCTAagctgaacttctcctgttttatttggaacccatcaccccttgtcctgttactacagtccctccccagcatccctgtaggcccccttcagatactggaaggctgctctgaggtctccacgcagccttctcttctccaggctgaacagccccaactttctcagcctgtcttcatacgggaggtgctccagtccctgatcatccttgtggcctcctctggacttgttccaacagttacatgtcctttctatgctgaggacaccagaactgcacacagtgctccaagtgggctctcaggagagcagagtagaggggcaggatcacctcctttgacctgctggtcacgtttcttttgatgcagcccaggatacgg
Proteins encoded:
- the LOC117437906 gene encoding B-cell differentiation antigen CD72 — encoded protein: MAQSLVYADLRLAKAVGGRSMARQALESAFSMDEAESPYENTQPAPVAQDGSGDQPSTGRWSCRWCLPAGLMATCLLLLVATVALGVCYWQVSRSLQDTSREHAAEQGRLEQELSAREQRLEQTRLELARARAELGHAWRDGNSSRAALELRDVELGRARQELGELHRDVQRLQGELNSSRSTVADLRACTAIDCCPSGWLLYRGKCLFISSEKKTWEDSRNECEKKYSQLLITKSWNRWTVPTFLKNADIPYWIGLQKSIFPWYDYGWLEEEDPDERGVSDAWFWVDGSVYERPWQSKSNGSCAIISHGNIKPAQCAGPDDLHLWICEKTAGPSNPFMA
- the LOC117437907 gene encoding B-cell differentiation antigen CD72-like; the encoded protein is MAQSVVYADLKFAASPPLAVPSCPAAPEEDDSPYENVLVGTVPAEPSPGRWPRRWRVPMVPLAASLLVLLVLLVVGTVTLGTCYWQVSRSLQDASREHAAEQGRLEQELSAREQRLEQTRLELARARAELGRAWRDGNSSRAALELRDVELGRARQELGELHRDVQRLQGELNSSRSTVADLRACLNTECCPSGWVLYRGKCLFISVASKTWQDSLQYCQGESAQLLVQGDGAAWTMPMVALSKSILWEDGEI